One Schistocerca nitens isolate TAMUIC-IGC-003100 chromosome 1, iqSchNite1.1, whole genome shotgun sequence DNA segment encodes these proteins:
- the LOC126252748 gene encoding pre-mRNA-splicing factor RBM22-like, which yields MATSKTSNTYNRQNWEDADFPILCQTCLGDNPYIRMTKERYGKECKICSRPFTVFRWCPGARMRFKKTEVCQTCSRLKNVCQTCLLDLEYGLPIQVRDAALRIKDDLPRSDVNKEYYIQNMDKELGKIDATTPAGAVGKSQAASDLLMKLARTSPYYKRNRPHICSFWVKGECKRGEECPYRHEKPTDPDDPLADQNIKDRYYGINDPVAEKLMRRASAMPKLEPPEDKTITTLYIGNLGDKLTEKELWDHFYQYGEIRSITLVPRQQCAFVQFTLRSAAEAAAERTFNKLILGGRRLTIKWGRSQGRQGANGGREGAEGSEGLEPVPGLPGTLPMPPVELRDNFFNLGASDDTVLPTTVATVPAVQATTPMPPPPNPATVLLAAPPPVPRPPPGVRPPGPPPFFFPPHVRALPPRPPGPPVSAATAVRAPVVSAAFGLAAAAAAAAQAPLFPPGTAPALPQLPPNPAPLVPPGTLPGPPLKTPVIHYPSQDPARLGAAQGLSKSKTWPGDD from the exons aCAAAGGAACGATATGGCAAAGAATGCAAGATATGTTCACGCCCATTTACAGTTTTTCGCTGGTGCCCTGGAGCACGCATGCGTTTTAAAAAAACTGAGGTGTGCCAGACATGCAGTCGGCTGAAGAACGTCTGCCAAACGTGCCTACTTGATCTAGAATATGGACTACCAATTCAAGTTCGGGATGCAGCCCTGCGTATTAAGGATGACCTCCCTCGATCAGATGTCAACAAAGAATATTATATTCAAAATATGGATAAGGAG TTAGGAAAGATTGATGCAACAACTCCAGCTGGGGCTGTGGGAAAGTCACAAGCAGCCAGTGATCTGCTTATGAAATTGGCTCGAACAAGCCCTTACTATAAGCGGAATAGGCCACATATATGCTCGTTCTGGGTGAAAGGAGAATGCAAGCGTGGTGAGGAGTGTCCATATCGTCATGAGAAACCTACTGACCCTGATGATCCACTTGCTGATCAGAATATTAAGGACAG GTACTATGGAATTAATGACCCAGTTGCAGAAAAACTTATGCGTAGAGCCTCCGCAATGCCTAAGCTAGAACCACCAGAAGATAAGACTATTACAACTTTGTACATTGGCAACCTGGGAGATAAGCTCACAGAGAAAGAATTGTG GGACCACTTTTACCAATATGGAGAGATCCGTTCTATTACCCTGGTTCCTCGACAGCAGTGTGCATTTGTTCAGTTTACTTTACGCTCGGCTGCCGAAGCTGCAGCAGAACGGACATTCAACAAGTTAATCCTAGGAGGACGTCGCCTGACTATCAAATGGGGAAGATCACAAGGCCGCCAAGGAGCTAATGGTGGACGAGAAGGTGCTGAAGGTTCTGAGGGGCTTGAACCTGTACCTGGTTTGCCTGGAACACTGCCAATGCCCCCAGTTGAACTTCGAGACAATTTCTTTAATTTAGGGGCTAGCGATGATACAGTGCTTCCCACTACAGTTGCAACTGTGCCTGCTGTACAAGCCACAACTCCTATGCCTCCACCACCCAACCCAGCTACTGTACTTTTGGCTGCACCACCACCTGTACCTCGGCCTCCACCAGGAGTACGTCCTCCTGGTCCACCGCCATTCTTCTTTCCTCCTCATGTTCGAGCCCTTCCACCTCGTCCACCGGGACCACCAGTATCGGCTGCCACAGCTGTCCGTGCACCTGTTGTCTCTGCAGCATTCGGCcttgcagcagcagctgctgctgcagcaCAGGCACCTCTGTTTCCACCTGGTACTGCTCCAGCACTCCCTCAGCTCCCACCAAATCCTGCACCTCTAGTACCTCCAGGTACGCTACCAGGCCCACCACTCAAAACACCTGTGATACATTATCCTTCGCAAGATCCCGCCCGGTTGGGAGCTGCTCAGGGCCTTTCCAAAAGTAAAACTTGGCCTGGAGATGATTAA